In the Sarcophilus harrisii chromosome 3, mSarHar1.11, whole genome shotgun sequence genome, one interval contains:
- the CNTD2 gene encoding cyclin N-terminal domain-containing protein 2 isoform X6, whose product MSSPVQPAALPGTAPAGRSPGPPPSGHGPSCPSSAGLSERAARAWPPPGLAEALAALGLDGEREYAGDIFLSVMAGQALPKKDLPRAVTAEMRALVVDWLVQVHEYLGLAGDTLYLAVHLLDSYLRVARVPLRRLQLLGVACLFVACKVEESVRPEPASLCLLGAGSFSPAQLLRAERRLLSRLNFQLYYPGPLLCLGLLAALARSRPRVLLLATYFLELSILEAESAGWEPSRRAAAALALAQRMLLHETGEAAELGLYSKAELGPIEPCMTRAALRGPAPGRAAVFLKYASPQRQCISLIAARLLAGTCPAAPVREEGEEGVS is encoded by the exons ATGTCG AGCCCCGTCCAACCCGCCGCCCTCCCGGGGACAGCGCCCGCCGGTAGGAGCCCCGGGCCGCCTCCGTCGGGCCACGGGCCCTCATGTCCTTCCTCCGCAGGCCTTTCGGAGCGGGCGGCGCGGGCCTGGCCGCCCCCCGGGCTCGCCGAGGCGCTGGCCGCGCTGGGGCTGGACGGGGAGCGCGAGTACGCGGGAGATATCTTCCTCAGTGTCATG GCAGGCCAGGCGCTCCCCAAGAAGGACTTGCCTCGTGCGGTGACTGCGGAGATGCGCGCCCTCGTGGTGGACTGGCTGGTACAGGTGCAC GAATACCTGGGCCTGGCCGGGGACACGCTCTATTTGGCCGTGCACCTGCTGGACTCCTACTTGCGCGTGGCCCGCGTGCCGCTGCGCCGCTTGCAGCTGCTGGGGGTCGCCTGCCTCTTCGTGGCGTGCAAGGTGGAGGAGAGCGTCCGCCCCGAG CCCGCCTCCCTGTGCCTGCTGGGCGCCGGCTCCTTCTCCCCGGCCCAGCTGCTCCGCGCTGAACGGCGCCTCCTCAGCCGCCTGAACTTCCAGCTCTACTACCCGGGCCCCCTCCTCTGCCTGGGCCTGCTGGCCGCCCTGGCTCGAAGCCGGCCGCGG GTTCTCCTCCTGGCCACCTATTTCCTGGAGCTCTCTATCCTGGAGGCCGAGTCCGCGGGCTGGGAGCCGAGCCGTCGGGCCGCTGCGGCCTTAGCTCTGGCCCAGCGCATGCTGCTGCACGAAACCGGAGAGGCCGCCGAACTGGGTCTCTACAG CAAGGCGGAGCTGGGCCCCATCGAACCCTGCATGACCCGAGCGGCGTTGCGGGGTCCGGCCCCCGGCCGCGCCGCTGTCTTTCTCAAGTACGCGAGCCCCCAGAGGCAGTGCATCAGCCTCATCGCCGCCCGCCTGCTGGCCGGGACCTGCCCCGCGGCCCCCgtcagggaggagggagaggagggggtctcgtaa
- the CNTD2 gene encoding cyclin N-terminal domain-containing protein 2 isoform X5 — protein MSSPVQPAALPGTAPAGRSPGPPPSGHGPSCPSSAGLSERAARAWPPPGLAEALAALGLDGEREYAGDIFLSVMAGQALPKKDLPRAVTAEMRALVVDWLVQVHEYLGLAGDTLYLAVHLLDSYLRVARVPLRRLQLLGVACLFVACKVEESVRPEVGSAGGETGGAGQGEGLGGPAPTHSRSTSLTPLQPASLCLLGAGSFSPAQLLRAERRLLSRLNFQLYYPGPLLCLGLLAALARSRPRVLLLATYFLELSILEAESAGWEPSRRAAAALALAQRMLLHETGEAAELGLYSKAELGPIEPCMTRAALRGPAPGRAAVFLKYASPQRQCISLIAARLLAGTCPAAPVREEGEEGVS, from the exons ATGTCG AGCCCCGTCCAACCCGCCGCCCTCCCGGGGACAGCGCCCGCCGGTAGGAGCCCCGGGCCGCCTCCGTCGGGCCACGGGCCCTCATGTCCTTCCTCCGCAGGCCTTTCGGAGCGGGCGGCGCGGGCCTGGCCGCCCCCCGGGCTCGCCGAGGCGCTGGCCGCGCTGGGGCTGGACGGGGAGCGCGAGTACGCGGGAGATATCTTCCTCAGTGTCATG GCAGGCCAGGCGCTCCCCAAGAAGGACTTGCCTCGTGCGGTGACTGCGGAGATGCGCGCCCTCGTGGTGGACTGGCTGGTACAGGTGCAC GAATACCTGGGCCTGGCCGGGGACACGCTCTATTTGGCCGTGCACCTGCTGGACTCCTACTTGCGCGTGGCCCGCGTGCCGCTGCGCCGCTTGCAGCTGCTGGGGGTCGCCTGCCTCTTCGTGGCGTGCAAGGTGGAGGAGAGCGTCCGCCCCGAGGTAGGGTCCGCCGGAGGAGAGACGGGAGGGGCGGGGCAGGGGGAAGGGCTGGGCGGCCCCGCACCCACCCACTCCCGCTCCACCTCCCTAACCCCGCTCCAGCCCGCCTCCCTGTGCCTGCTGGGCGCCGGCTCCTTCTCCCCGGCCCAGCTGCTCCGCGCTGAACGGCGCCTCCTCAGCCGCCTGAACTTCCAGCTCTACTACCCGGGCCCCCTCCTCTGCCTGGGCCTGCTGGCCGCCCTGGCTCGAAGCCGGCCGCGG GTTCTCCTCCTGGCCACCTATTTCCTGGAGCTCTCTATCCTGGAGGCCGAGTCCGCGGGCTGGGAGCCGAGCCGTCGGGCCGCTGCGGCCTTAGCTCTGGCCCAGCGCATGCTGCTGCACGAAACCGGAGAGGCCGCCGAACTGGGTCTCTACAG CAAGGCGGAGCTGGGCCCCATCGAACCCTGCATGACCCGAGCGGCGTTGCGGGGTCCGGCCCCCGGCCGCGCCGCTGTCTTTCTCAAGTACGCGAGCCCCCAGAGGCAGTGCATCAGCCTCATCGCCGCCCGCCTGCTGGCCGGGACCTGCCCCGCGGCCCCCgtcagggaggagggagaggagggggtctcgtaa
- the CNTD2 gene encoding cyclin N-terminal domain-containing protein 2 isoform X4 produces the protein MVPLPGNFQGGELEGGRSPAPIKRPSPKPIPSAQPGCRAPSNPPPSRGQRPPVGAPGRLRRATGPHVLPPQAFRSGRRGPGRPPGSPRRWPRWGWTGSASTREISSSVSWCQPWRKGSPALTRGAAGKALSPNRAVRLLLSPLCHVLKPRGADPGQVLPAAPRPLFQAGQALPKKDLPRAVTAEMRALVVDWLVQVHEYLGLAGDTLYLAVHLLDSYLRVARVPLRRLQLLGVACLFVACKVEESVRPEVLLLATYFLELSILEAESAGWEPSRRAAAALALAQRMLLHETGEAAELGLYSKAELGPIEPCMTRAALRGPAPGRAAVFLKYASPQRQCISLIAARLLAGTCPAAPVREEGEEGVS, from the exons ATGGTCCCGCTCCCCGGGAATTTTCAAGGGGGCGAGCTAGAAGGTGGCAGGTCCCCCGCCCCCATTAAAAGGCCCAGCCCGAAGCCCATCCCCAGCGCGCAGCCGGGATGTCG AGCCCCGTCCAACCCGCCGCCCTCCCGGGGACAGCGCCCGCCGGTAGGAGCCCCGGGCCGCCTCCGTCGGGCCACGGGCCCTCATGTCCTTCCTCCGCAGGCCTTTCGGAGCGGGCGGCGCGGGCCTGGCCGCCCCCCGGGCTCGCCGAGGCGCTGGCCGCGCTGGGGCTGGACGGGGAGCGCGAGTACGCGGGAGATATCTTCCTCAGTGTCATG gtgccagCCCTGGAGAAAAGGCAGCCCGGCTCTCACAAGGGGCGCGGCGGGCAAAGCCCTGAGTCCAAACAGGGCGGTTCGCCTCTTACTTTCTCCGCTTTGCCACGTGCTCAAGCCTCGGGGAGCGGACCCGGGCCAAGTTCTCCCAGCTGCCCCTCGCCCCCTTTTCCAGGCAGGCCAGGCGCTCCCCAAGAAGGACTTGCCTCGTGCGGTGACTGCGGAGATGCGCGCCCTCGTGGTGGACTGGCTGGTACAGGTGCAC GAATACCTGGGCCTGGCCGGGGACACGCTCTATTTGGCCGTGCACCTGCTGGACTCCTACTTGCGCGTGGCCCGCGTGCCGCTGCGCCGCTTGCAGCTGCTGGGGGTCGCCTGCCTCTTCGTGGCGTGCAAGGTGGAGGAGAGCGTCCGCCCCGAG GTTCTCCTCCTGGCCACCTATTTCCTGGAGCTCTCTATCCTGGAGGCCGAGTCCGCGGGCTGGGAGCCGAGCCGTCGGGCCGCTGCGGCCTTAGCTCTGGCCCAGCGCATGCTGCTGCACGAAACCGGAGAGGCCGCCGAACTGGGTCTCTACAG CAAGGCGGAGCTGGGCCCCATCGAACCCTGCATGACCCGAGCGGCGTTGCGGGGTCCGGCCCCCGGCCGCGCCGCTGTCTTTCTCAAGTACGCGAGCCCCCAGAGGCAGTGCATCAGCCTCATCGCCGCCCGCCTGCTGGCCGGGACCTGCCCCGCGGCCCCCgtcagggaggagggagaggagggggtctcgtaa
- the CNTD2 gene encoding cyclin N-terminal domain-containing protein 2 isoform X3, producing MSAFRSGRRGPGRPPGSPRRWPRWGWTGSASTREISSSVSWCQPWRKGSPALTRGAAGKALSPNRAVRLLLSPLCHVLKPRGADPGQVLPAAPRPLFQAGQALPKKDLPRAVTAEMRALVVDWLVQVHEYLGLAGDTLYLAVHLLDSYLRVARVPLRRLQLLGVACLFVACKVEESVRPEVGSAGGETGGAGQGEGLGGPAPTHSRSTSLTPLQPASLCLLGAGSFSPAQLLRAERRLLSRLNFQLYYPGPLLCLGLLAALARSRPRVLLLATYFLELSILEAESAGWEPSRRAAAALALAQRMLLHETGEAAELGLYSKAELGPIEPCMTRAALRGPAPGRAAVFLKYASPQRQCISLIAARLLAGTCPAAPVREEGEEGVS from the exons ATGTCG GCCTTTCGGAGCGGGCGGCGCGGGCCTGGCCGCCCCCCGGGCTCGCCGAGGCGCTGGCCGCGCTGGGGCTGGACGGGGAGCGCGAGTACGCGGGAGATATCTTCCTCAGTGTCATG gtgccagCCCTGGAGAAAAGGCAGCCCGGCTCTCACAAGGGGCGCGGCGGGCAAAGCCCTGAGTCCAAACAGGGCGGTTCGCCTCTTACTTTCTCCGCTTTGCCACGTGCTCAAGCCTCGGGGAGCGGACCCGGGCCAAGTTCTCCCAGCTGCCCCTCGCCCCCTTTTCCAGGCAGGCCAGGCGCTCCCCAAGAAGGACTTGCCTCGTGCGGTGACTGCGGAGATGCGCGCCCTCGTGGTGGACTGGCTGGTACAGGTGCAC GAATACCTGGGCCTGGCCGGGGACACGCTCTATTTGGCCGTGCACCTGCTGGACTCCTACTTGCGCGTGGCCCGCGTGCCGCTGCGCCGCTTGCAGCTGCTGGGGGTCGCCTGCCTCTTCGTGGCGTGCAAGGTGGAGGAGAGCGTCCGCCCCGAGGTAGGGTCCGCCGGAGGAGAGACGGGAGGGGCGGGGCAGGGGGAAGGGCTGGGCGGCCCCGCACCCACCCACTCCCGCTCCACCTCCCTAACCCCGCTCCAGCCCGCCTCCCTGTGCCTGCTGGGCGCCGGCTCCTTCTCCCCGGCCCAGCTGCTCCGCGCTGAACGGCGCCTCCTCAGCCGCCTGAACTTCCAGCTCTACTACCCGGGCCCCCTCCTCTGCCTGGGCCTGCTGGCCGCCCTGGCTCGAAGCCGGCCGCGG GTTCTCCTCCTGGCCACCTATTTCCTGGAGCTCTCTATCCTGGAGGCCGAGTCCGCGGGCTGGGAGCCGAGCCGTCGGGCCGCTGCGGCCTTAGCTCTGGCCCAGCGCATGCTGCTGCACGAAACCGGAGAGGCCGCCGAACTGGGTCTCTACAG CAAGGCGGAGCTGGGCCCCATCGAACCCTGCATGACCCGAGCGGCGTTGCGGGGTCCGGCCCCCGGCCGCGCCGCTGTCTTTCTCAAGTACGCGAGCCCCCAGAGGCAGTGCATCAGCCTCATCGCCGCCCGCCTGCTGGCCGGGACCTGCCCCGCGGCCCCCgtcagggaggagggagaggagggggtctcgtaa
- the CNTD2 gene encoding cyclin N-terminal domain-containing protein 2 isoform X1, whose product MVPLPGNFQGGELEGGRSPAPIKRPSPKPIPSAQPGCRAPSNPPPSRGQRPPVGAPGRLRRATGPHVLPPQAFRSGRRGPGRPPGSPRRWPRWGWTGSASTREISSSVSWCQPWRKGSPALTRGAAGKALSPNRAVRLLLSPLCHVLKPRGADPGQVLPAAPRPLFQAGQALPKKDLPRAVTAEMRALVVDWLVQVHEYLGLAGDTLYLAVHLLDSYLRVARVPLRRLQLLGVACLFVACKVEESVRPEVGSAGGETGGAGQGEGLGGPAPTHSRSTSLTPLQPASLCLLGAGSFSPAQLLRAERRLLSRLNFQLYYPGPLLCLGLLAALARSRPRVLLLATYFLELSILEAESAGWEPSRRAAAALALAQRMLLHETGEAAELGLYSKAELGPIEPCMTRAALRGPAPGRAAVFLKYASPQRQCISLIAARLLAGTCPAAPVREEGEEGVS is encoded by the exons ATGGTCCCGCTCCCCGGGAATTTTCAAGGGGGCGAGCTAGAAGGTGGCAGGTCCCCCGCCCCCATTAAAAGGCCCAGCCCGAAGCCCATCCCCAGCGCGCAGCCGGGATGTCG AGCCCCGTCCAACCCGCCGCCCTCCCGGGGACAGCGCCCGCCGGTAGGAGCCCCGGGCCGCCTCCGTCGGGCCACGGGCCCTCATGTCCTTCCTCCGCAGGCCTTTCGGAGCGGGCGGCGCGGGCCTGGCCGCCCCCCGGGCTCGCCGAGGCGCTGGCCGCGCTGGGGCTGGACGGGGAGCGCGAGTACGCGGGAGATATCTTCCTCAGTGTCATG gtgccagCCCTGGAGAAAAGGCAGCCCGGCTCTCACAAGGGGCGCGGCGGGCAAAGCCCTGAGTCCAAACAGGGCGGTTCGCCTCTTACTTTCTCCGCTTTGCCACGTGCTCAAGCCTCGGGGAGCGGACCCGGGCCAAGTTCTCCCAGCTGCCCCTCGCCCCCTTTTCCAGGCAGGCCAGGCGCTCCCCAAGAAGGACTTGCCTCGTGCGGTGACTGCGGAGATGCGCGCCCTCGTGGTGGACTGGCTGGTACAGGTGCAC GAATACCTGGGCCTGGCCGGGGACACGCTCTATTTGGCCGTGCACCTGCTGGACTCCTACTTGCGCGTGGCCCGCGTGCCGCTGCGCCGCTTGCAGCTGCTGGGGGTCGCCTGCCTCTTCGTGGCGTGCAAGGTGGAGGAGAGCGTCCGCCCCGAGGTAGGGTCCGCCGGAGGAGAGACGGGAGGGGCGGGGCAGGGGGAAGGGCTGGGCGGCCCCGCACCCACCCACTCCCGCTCCACCTCCCTAACCCCGCTCCAGCCCGCCTCCCTGTGCCTGCTGGGCGCCGGCTCCTTCTCCCCGGCCCAGCTGCTCCGCGCTGAACGGCGCCTCCTCAGCCGCCTGAACTTCCAGCTCTACTACCCGGGCCCCCTCCTCTGCCTGGGCCTGCTGGCCGCCCTGGCTCGAAGCCGGCCGCGG GTTCTCCTCCTGGCCACCTATTTCCTGGAGCTCTCTATCCTGGAGGCCGAGTCCGCGGGCTGGGAGCCGAGCCGTCGGGCCGCTGCGGCCTTAGCTCTGGCCCAGCGCATGCTGCTGCACGAAACCGGAGAGGCCGCCGAACTGGGTCTCTACAG CAAGGCGGAGCTGGGCCCCATCGAACCCTGCATGACCCGAGCGGCGTTGCGGGGTCCGGCCCCCGGCCGCGCCGCTGTCTTTCTCAAGTACGCGAGCCCCCAGAGGCAGTGCATCAGCCTCATCGCCGCCCGCCTGCTGGCCGGGACCTGCCCCGCGGCCCCCgtcagggaggagggagaggagggggtctcgtaa
- the TTC9B gene encoding tetratricopeptide repeat protein 9B has protein sequence MQCGALSPVLMLSAAPEPPPRPPPSRSPPGPGPGPRHGAGPETSGGSGGGALESSLRAAVAFKAEGQRCYREKKFREAIGKYHRALLQLKAAQGARQPGPGSSPAPPRLSEEQRRLMESTEVECYDSLTACLLQSELVNYERVREYCFKVLERQRDNFKATYRAGIAFYHLGDYSRALRYLQEARSREPADTNVLRYIQLTQLRMSRCSREREAGSGGGPARARDVLG, from the exons ATGCAGTGCGGTGCGCTGTCCCCGGTGCTGATGCTGAGTGCAGCCCCTGAGCCACCGCCTCGTCCGCCGCCCTCCCGCTCCCCACCGGGCCCGGGCCCGGGCCCCCGCCATGGCGCGGGCCCGGAGACCTCGGGAGGCTCAGGCGGAGGAGCCCTGGAAAGCAGCCTGCGGGCCGCCGTGGCGTTCAAGGCCGAGGGCCAGCGCTGTTACCGAGAGAAGAAGTTCCGCGAGGCTATTGGCAAGTACCACCGGGCGCTGCTGCAGCTGAAAGCGGCTCAGGGAGCCCGTCAGCCCGGCCCGGGCTCCAGCCCCGCGCCCCCGCGGCTCAGTGAGGAGCAGCGGCGCCTCATGGAGAGCACGGAGGTGGAGTGCTATGACAGCCTCACTG CGTGTCTGCTGCAGTCGGAGCTGGTGAACTACGAGAGGGTGCGGGAGTATTGCTTCAAGGTGCTGGAGAGGCAGCGGGACAACTTCAAGGCCACTTACCGGGCAGGTATCGCCTTCTACCACCTGGGCGACTACAGCCGCGCCCTGCGCTACCTGCAGGAGGCCCGGAGCCGGGAGCCCGCAG ACACCAACGTCCTCCGCTACATCCAGCTGACCCAGCTGCGGATGAGCCGCTGCAGCCGAGAGCGAGAAGCTGGGAGCGGCGGGGGCCCCGCCCGAGCCCGGGACGTCCTGGGCTGA
- the CNTD2 gene encoding cyclin N-terminal domain-containing protein 2 isoform X2, producing the protein MVPLPGNFQGGELEGGRSPAPIKRPSPKPIPSAQPGCRAPSNPPPSRGQRPPVGAPGRLRRATGPHVLPPQAFRSGRRGPGRPPGSPRRWPRWGWTGSASTREISSSVSWCQPWRKGSPALTRGAAGKALSPNRAVRLLLSPLCHVLKPRGADPGQVLPAAPRPLFQAGQALPKKDLPRAVTAEMRALVVDWLVQVHEYLGLAGDTLYLAVHLLDSYLRVARVPLRRLQLLGVACLFVACKVEESVRPEPASLCLLGAGSFSPAQLLRAERRLLSRLNFQLYYPGPLLCLGLLAALARSRPRVLLLATYFLELSILEAESAGWEPSRRAAAALALAQRMLLHETGEAAELGLYSKAELGPIEPCMTRAALRGPAPGRAAVFLKYASPQRQCISLIAARLLAGTCPAAPVREEGEEGVS; encoded by the exons ATGGTCCCGCTCCCCGGGAATTTTCAAGGGGGCGAGCTAGAAGGTGGCAGGTCCCCCGCCCCCATTAAAAGGCCCAGCCCGAAGCCCATCCCCAGCGCGCAGCCGGGATGTCG AGCCCCGTCCAACCCGCCGCCCTCCCGGGGACAGCGCCCGCCGGTAGGAGCCCCGGGCCGCCTCCGTCGGGCCACGGGCCCTCATGTCCTTCCTCCGCAGGCCTTTCGGAGCGGGCGGCGCGGGCCTGGCCGCCCCCCGGGCTCGCCGAGGCGCTGGCCGCGCTGGGGCTGGACGGGGAGCGCGAGTACGCGGGAGATATCTTCCTCAGTGTCATG gtgccagCCCTGGAGAAAAGGCAGCCCGGCTCTCACAAGGGGCGCGGCGGGCAAAGCCCTGAGTCCAAACAGGGCGGTTCGCCTCTTACTTTCTCCGCTTTGCCACGTGCTCAAGCCTCGGGGAGCGGACCCGGGCCAAGTTCTCCCAGCTGCCCCTCGCCCCCTTTTCCAGGCAGGCCAGGCGCTCCCCAAGAAGGACTTGCCTCGTGCGGTGACTGCGGAGATGCGCGCCCTCGTGGTGGACTGGCTGGTACAGGTGCAC GAATACCTGGGCCTGGCCGGGGACACGCTCTATTTGGCCGTGCACCTGCTGGACTCCTACTTGCGCGTGGCCCGCGTGCCGCTGCGCCGCTTGCAGCTGCTGGGGGTCGCCTGCCTCTTCGTGGCGTGCAAGGTGGAGGAGAGCGTCCGCCCCGAG CCCGCCTCCCTGTGCCTGCTGGGCGCCGGCTCCTTCTCCCCGGCCCAGCTGCTCCGCGCTGAACGGCGCCTCCTCAGCCGCCTGAACTTCCAGCTCTACTACCCGGGCCCCCTCCTCTGCCTGGGCCTGCTGGCCGCCCTGGCTCGAAGCCGGCCGCGG GTTCTCCTCCTGGCCACCTATTTCCTGGAGCTCTCTATCCTGGAGGCCGAGTCCGCGGGCTGGGAGCCGAGCCGTCGGGCCGCTGCGGCCTTAGCTCTGGCCCAGCGCATGCTGCTGCACGAAACCGGAGAGGCCGCCGAACTGGGTCTCTACAG CAAGGCGGAGCTGGGCCCCATCGAACCCTGCATGACCCGAGCGGCGTTGCGGGGTCCGGCCCCCGGCCGCGCCGCTGTCTTTCTCAAGTACGCGAGCCCCCAGAGGCAGTGCATCAGCCTCATCGCCGCCCGCCTGCTGGCCGGGACCTGCCCCGCGGCCCCCgtcagggaggagggagaggagggggtctcgtaa